The Hyla sarda isolate aHylSar1 chromosome 3, aHylSar1.hap1, whole genome shotgun sequence genome contains the following window.
ATTTATTTCCACgcgggccagtggagtacccctttaatgtttcttaGTAAAATTGGAATAAACCTTTAGAAGGACATGAGATAAAAAATAAGAACAATCATTTAAGGCTCTTTTCACATCTGCATCCTTGTTTCGGTTTTTATTAGGAGTCAAGACACTGCTAGATGCATTGTATGGTCTGTCATTTTGACGGGAAGAATAGCATAGAGTATGATCAGAGGCTTAGAAAATGCAACATTCTGGTTGATATGTGAGAACATGATGTGAGGTAGTAAAGGCTGCGAATGTGATCAGTATCTTCTTAGAATTAACTATAAATCCATAAAAATTATCTAATGGATGTAAATCTTGTCAGATATGGCCCCAGGCAGGTGTGTCATAATCTGCATCCTGAGCCACCAGTAGTAGTCCATGGGATGGTAGCGTGTAAATGGAGTTGAGGCAGTGAGAGCATGGGTGACGTCATTAATGACGGGAGACGTGTCTGTTGAACCACTGTTACAATATGAATTCATCCTGGCTATTTTCTCATCAAAGTACTTTCTCCCATAATCTTTCTTCACGGTTTCTGGCAAGTCATCCCACATCTTTTCAgcaattgcttttattttttCTGGGCTGTATAAGCTGGTGCCTGCGATGAAATTCCCTGGTTCAACCACGCTCACCTTGACTCCAAAGGGGTGCATCTCATATCGCAAACAGTCAGAGAATGCTTCTACACCAAATTTGGTGATACAATAAGGAGAACGAGCAGGGTTTGCCATTCGGCCCAACATACTGCTTATATTTACCACACGGCCTGTAAAAAGATATGTGCATAAGGTCATATTAAAGTAGATTTCAACACACAGTCTTGTTTTATATTAAGAACATTTTAATCATTTAACTATATTAGTTAACTAACTAGTTAACTAATATAgctgaatatatataaaaaattatatatatatatatatatatatatatatatatatatatattatatatatatatttttatatacatatatatacatatacatatatatacatatatacacatatatatacacatatatatacacatatatatacacatatatacatacatatatacatacatatatacatatatacacatatatatatattatacatacacacacagcagcaCTCAAAAACAGATATATTTTCTCATGtaagcattacaacgtttcaactcctcctggagccattttcaagcatgcttgaaagtGGCTCCAgcaggagttgaaacgttgtgaTGCTTACATGAGAAAATAAATCAGTTGTTTTTGAGTGCTGCGCCCTGCTTCGGTTTCTGTACATGGATGGACTTTGATCTAGTCTTTTTGAAGCACTGGCACCATCTATATCTTcagtggataagtagtgctgcatttttctCTGGtttaatgtgtataatatattatattatatatatatatttatattattgtagGAGAACCTGGTAGGGCCCCCAACTGTACAAGAAAATTCAGCAGCATTTCGATAGAGGAAAAAGTAGtgttaggctttattcatcaactgaaaaatacaacgtttcgaccgtctcccatggtctttctcaagcaagtAACAGGTGCTCAAGTGATTCTTTAAATAGGTGGTGCCTCCATGACATCATCATATATAATTATGCATAAAATTACAATAATACAAAATGTTCTACATAATGCAATAATAAGTGATCACAGCAAATACATAAAACACATACATAGAAAGTGTATATAAGACGCCTTATGAGCGAATATTAGAATTGCATTAATCCATAATATACATAAAATAGTGTTAGTCAGTGCAAGTGGGCGTGAATTTTTGGGGAGGAGTTACACTGTAAAGCCACCACTCGCCAGCATTGATTATGAATATATGTATATCGGTGCATCACGCTATTCACGGCGCTGTGTTGCCAGACGCCATCACAGCTTCCGCTGTAGGACCGGAACAAGACGGCTGTGATCATGTGACTGCCGTAAGGTCACGTGACTGCGCGAACAGGATCTATATCCGCCATATTGGATAAGGGCATAACATTGTATCTGCCCATATAATTTAAAAGAGGTCATGTATAAATATCATTGCAATCAAAACCACGCATAACATGTACAACCATGTCCCTGATCTCTAGCACAGGCCACTGCTGTCCCATTCCATTAATTGGTTATGGGGCAGGCTGTGCATACTGTGTCCGCATCCGCCAGCCCCATGGGGGTCGGTGTTGCGGTTCACAGGTGCATATTTGAGATTGGACAGTATGTCCTGCAGGGCAAGTACCTGCTCATTCATGCCATAGCATACAAGTCAGGTCCTCTGGTGTTTGTATAATGGATTGTAAGATCCTTCATCTGTACTCGAGTAGTCTTGTTCTTCATGGCGATATTGTGATGTTATGTTTCAATCTATTCTGGTGAGTGATGTTCTCCACATTATAGGTACCGCCTCCTATgatataaaaagatataaaaaaaattagcacaaGCTACAATAATAGGTTACCAACATACAAAGGAACATGTAGCAGACAGTTCTCCCTATTTTGCATTATAGATATCACGTGTCACCTTGAAATCTACATTCAAACATTTTGACTTCAAGGTTTGAAGTTCGAATATCCATTTGAGCTCTAAGTGATTTAACATATTTATTCtgtctactccccccccccccatatggggAGAGGGACGTGATCTAGTAACATGAACCTTAATTCACTTTCAGTGTGATTGGCATCTATCCAAAGTTTAGAGACAGGTAAATCTTGCAGTTTTTTCCTTATGATATATCTGTGTTGGTTGTATCTAGTTCTAAATTCACAGGTGGtttccccccccctcatacaATAAATTGCATGGGCACTGTAACACATATATTACATAAATCAGACTTTCAATTTAAGTAGAATTTCAacctgtattctttataatgaaaGTTTGTGTGAATATGCTGCCTTTCTGCATGGATGTACTATTGATGCAGCTCCGACAGGGGTATGAACTCTTGTTGGATACAGcaatatatttttgtttctcatccTTTAAGGACCAAATTGTCTCGCAGGTTTCTTGATCTTCTGTAAATACATTAAAGGTAAGTATTTAAATTCTGAGATCTTGTCATGTCCTTTGCCCAATATCGGCCAATGCTTTCTTAGTACATTTGCAATTTGTCCCAACCTTTCTGAAAAAGTGGAGACAAATGGGATCCTTTGCATTTCATTATTAGTTCTATGTACACTTAATGTGATTTTGTCTTTTGTCaatatttgttgttttttctcATGTACTAAATTTCAGGGTTATCCACGGTTGCcaaatttttttgccattttttcaagTGCAAGTTGCAACTCCTCAGCTTTGCTGATAATGCACTTTGCCCGGGTCATTTGACACAAAGTTAGTGATTTAATCATTTGTCTCGGGTGTCCACTGTCAAAGCGCAGTATGGAGTCGCAATCTGTAGGCTTTGTATACAGTGAAGGGCATAAATGATTATCCTGTATACTCACTACAGTATCAAGGAACTGTACTGATGTTACTAAATATGTCAACGTAAATGTTATATTGTGATTCATCTGGTTCAGGAAAGTGTGGAACTCCGAGTTCTTATTCACTCCCGGACCAGACTAGAAAGACATCATCAATATACTACcactaccccagcacatggctggaGTGGAGGAATACATATATAAAGGGATTCCTCTAAATGGGCAACGAATATGTTCGCAAAAGTAGGCGCCACATTTGTCCCCATAGCGGTTCCGTTTAGTTGCAGACAGAATTGTTCATTGAAAACAAAATATTTGGTCAATATCAGAGTTAAAAGGGAAATTATAAATTGACTTTGTTCCTGTGTCAGAACATGTTGAATCATGGACTGGACAGTAGAGGCacgcgaacttacagtgattcgattggtcacgaacttctcggctcggcgtttgctgacttctaagctgcataaatgagttcagctttcaggcgctccggtgggctggaaaaggtggatacagtccaaggagagagtctcctaggactgtatccaccttttccagcccaccggagcacctgaaagctgaactaatttatgcaggctctTTGATTTCCTCCTAGTCAAACACCCAACTACTCCACTCTTGTATCTACTCCCAATAATACATAAATCTATGACCGACCCTCCCGGcagaccaatagtgtctggcCCGGGAGTCGGTCACTATTCATATTTCTGTATTTGGACAAAGTGCTAAGATCATACGCTACAAACACCAGATCGTATATTCGTGATACATCGGATTTTCTGAATAAGAGAGAGCACATTAGTGTACCTGCGGGTACCATACTTTCATCGTTGGACGTGGCCAGCCTTTATACCTCCATCCAACACGATGAGGGAATACAGGCTGTCCAGTCCATGATTCAACATGATCTGACACAGGAACAATGTCAATTTATCATTTCCCTTCTAACTCTGGTATTGACCAAATATTATTTTGTTTTCAATGAACAATTCTATCTGCAACTAAACGGAACCGCTATGGGGAAGAATGTGGCACCTATGAGTCCCTTATATATGTATTCCACCCCTCTAgccatgtgctggggtagtgGTAGTATATTGATAATGCCTTTCTAATCTGGTCAAAGAGTGAACAAGAACTCTATGAGTTCCACATTTTCCTGAACCAGATGAATCACAATATAAAATTTACGTTGACATATTTAGTAAAATCAGTACAGTTCCTTGATACTGTAGTGAGTATAAAGGATACTCATTTATGCACTTCACTGTATACAAAACCTACAGATTGCAACTCCATACTGCGCTTTGACAGTGGACACCCGAGACAAATTATTAAATCACTTCCTTTGTGTCAAATGACCTGGACAAAGCACATTATCAGCAAACCTGAGGAGGTGGAACCTGCACTTGACAAAATGACAATTTTGTCAACCGTGGATCGCCCCAAAATTTGGTACATgagaaaaaacaacaaatattGACAAAAGACAGAACCACATTGTTAAGTGTACATAGAACTAATAATGAAATGCAAAAGGATCCCATTTGTCTCCACTTTTTCAGAAAGGTTGGGACAAATTGCAAATATACTAAGAAAGCATTGACCGATACTGGGCAAAGGACATGACACCATCTTAGAATTTAAAAACTTACCTTTAATGTCTTACAGAAGATCCCGAAACCTGCAAGACAATTTGGTCAATAATGATGTGTCCTTAAAGGGCgagaaacaaaaatatatcaCTGTATCCAACAAGGGTTCATACCCCTGTCGGAGCTGCATCAATAGTACATCCATGCAGAAAGGCAGCATATTCACACACCCTTTCACTAATAAAGAATACAGGTTGAAATTCTAACCAGAAATCAAGCAAGACACCTGGCACTGCCTTGACATATTAAGCACAACATGTTCTGCTGTCAGGGGTTAAGCGCCTGTTGAGATCAGCTAATATGCCGGTGGTGCTCACGCTAACACAGGTACTGTTCGATATATCATCCAAGATAGATAAAGAAAGAAGCGGATCACTCACCGGTCCGATGCTGTGCACTTTTATTTGAAAGTTGATACAGTGGCTACATACAGATAAAACTACATACgggtaaaatgcttctttctTTATCTTGGATGATATATCGAACAGGTTGAAATTCTACTTAAATTGCAAGTCTGATTTATGTAAAATATGTGTTACAGTGCCCATGCAATTTATTGTGTAAGGGGGGGAAACCACCTGCGAATTTAGAACTGGATACAACCAACACGGATATAGcataaggaaaaaaacaacaagatttacTTGTGTCTAAACACTGGATAGATGCCAATCACACTGAAAGTGAATTAAGGTTCATGTTACTAGATCACGCCCCTCTCCccatatgggggggagggggggtagacAGAATAAATATGTTAAATCACTTAGAGCTCAAATGGATATTCGAACTTCAAACCTTGAAGCCAAAAGGTGTGAATGTAGATTTCAAGGTGACAAGTGATATCTATAATGCAAAATAGGGAGAACTGTCTGCTACACGTTCCTGTATGTTGGTAACCTATTATTGTAGCTTGTACTAATTTTTCTATATATCTCTTATATCACAGGAGGCGGTACCTATAATGTGGAGAACATAACTCACCAAAATAGATTGAAACATAACATCACAATATCGCCATCAAGAACAAGACGACTCGAGTACAGATGAAGGATCTTACAATCCATTATACAAACACCAGAGGACCTGACTTGTATGCTATGGCATGAATGAGCAGGTACTTGACCCGCAGAACATACTGTCCAATCTCAAATATGCACCTGTGAACCGCAACACCGACCCCCATGGGGCTGGCGAATGCGGACACAGTATGCCCAGCCTGCCCCATAACCAATTAAGGGAATGGGACAGCAGAGATCAGGGACATGGTTGTACATGTTATGCGTGGTTTTGATTGCAATAATATTCATACAGGACTTCTATTACATTATATGGGCAGATACAATATTATGCAGTATGAGCATGTGCAGCGATCATGTGACCTTACAGCGGTCACATGATCACAGCCGTCTTGTTCCGGATCTACAGTGGAAGCTGTGATGGCGTCCGGAAACACAGCGCCGTGAATAGCGTGATGCACAGATATACATATATTCATAAACAATGCTGGTGAGTGAAGGATTTACAGTGTAACTCCTCCCCAAAAATTCACACCCACTTGCACTGACTAAACACTATTTTATGGATTAATGCAATTCTAATATTCGCTCATAAGGAGTCTTATATACAATTTCTATGGATGTGTTTTATGTATTTGCTGTGATCACTTATTGCATTATGTACGTAACATTTTGTATTATTGTAATTTTATGCATAATTATATATGAGGATGTCATGGAGGCACCACGTATTTAAAGAATCACTTGACCACCTGTTACTTGCTAGACAAAGAACGTTGGAGACGGTCGAAACTTTGTGTTTTTCACTTGATTAATAAAGCCTAACACTACTTTTTCCTCTATTTCTgagtgctgctgcattttcttgtgtgtatgtgtgtatgtgtatatatattttttttttttatttttttttttaatggggtactACCGTGCCCCAACATTTTGTTTAATTCATgtttatggaagggggcgtgttggccatcaTGCCCCTCACTGAATGGAAAGGCGTGGTGTGACGTGATGTAAAATTTTGtgcattattttaaataaaagaacatttTGATAAAGTGTTTAGAGATTAGCAAAGTTACAGTgttttgattcgtcacaaacttctcggctcggcagttactgcataatttagttcagctttcaggtgctctggtgggctggagactctctcctaggactgtatccaccttttccagcccaccgaagaacctgaaagctgaactaatttatgcaggctaaagtcagcaactgccgagcagagaagtttgtgacaaatcgaagtactgtaacttcgctaaTCTCTAAAAGTGTGACTGCTAAGGGGTTAACTTGAAATCTTGTCAGACAGGAACACTGAACTATGTAAgactatgtaaccatggagaacCAGAGAAAAATGTATTATTGGAGGGGACAGAGAATTGAATGACTGAAGATAGAGAAGGTATGAGAGGAATTGAAGGAGAATAGGAACCTACAACATGCAATTATTAAactaaatttggaaaaaaaaaaaaaatctctttaaacgtgttacccaggaatagaaaaacagagctaattttcaaaaacagttccacaactgtccccaggttgggtgtggtattacaacttggctccattcacttcaatggaactgagctgcagaaccacacccaacctggagacagactgggagcagtttttgaaagaaattagctctgtttttctattcctggataatccctttaatacaGGGCAAAGGCCAGTCTGGAGATGAAGGCGTTCGTATAGCTAAAAGTACAATGGCAACGCCTCCATTACTAGTTTGAGAATTAGCATACATACATTTTGTGGGATATCACAACAAGGGCTGGACGAATTTGGGTAAGAGAGCTATTGTTAGCAAGAGTGTCACCTCCACTAGAAGCCCGAGGCTGCGTTcatatcacgatttctccatccaacTGGAGTACACGATTTTATAACTTAACATCGTATAAAATCGTATATagagtcggatccattgacctccattaaagaaaaaaaaaaaaaaatcggatccattacacaaatacgatttgatccgcatcagatttcacacgatttttgttcgggcCTGAAGTCAGGTTTGAccccgatttcagacctgaacaaaagttgtgtgaaatcggatgcggatcaaaacaGATGTGTATAATGGATacaattttttaatggaggtcaatggatataactttatatacgattttaagttataaaatcgtgtactcaagatggatggagaaatcgtgatgtgaacgcagcctgacCCTCCTGTCAGCTTCCCTTTAAACGCAGCAACACTAGGAAACGAGGTTCTATTCAATGTATCACAATGTATTTAAAAGATAATAATGTGTTGCATTTATGATACCattttacatataaataacaaTATCATTCGCACACAGTATAATTTGAGTGCTGGCTAACTGTGGCAAAATCAAAACGAGTGTAGTAACCGCAAACCAGctgtttaaagagaatctgaccgctacactgtgttatagtgtgggtgattaGCTGTAAAAAGAGGAGTTACTCACAATATGAATATGCAAAGTTTTTTTACCCTCACGTTACTAGGACATAAAAGCCTTCcttttacagctattcacccgcactatagccaagtatattgggtttaatgtGAGTGAACTagatgtcagtttctctttaaagttTCTTACATATATCTTGGTCTCAAGAAGAAAGCAGTGTTCAATCCTTCTAAATTCCATTTTCATATGCTCTTGGCTATATGCCACCTTGACAAAGGCTTTTGTGTGTCAAAATGTCCATGTAATGGTGTGATATCATGCAGGACTACTAATCCAAACTCACTACTAACCACTTAGTGGAATTTCAATTAATCAAAAGATAGTTATGTCATATGTGAAACACATTGATTGTTATTAATGAAGACTAAGAAATATACAATAAATTATAAAGAGCATGTGTAGGGTGCTGTTGCTTCTCTATTTACCCTTTCACATATAGTAGTTAATATTTTAAATGTGCAACTTATTGTCACCACACATTGCCTCAGAAAATCTTGTTACCTTTAGCTCTACGAATGAGAGGGAGACAGGCCTTGGTAGTTCGGACTGTGCCCCACAGATTCACTTCAGCAACTTCCTTGTAGGTCTCCATGCTGGTGAACTCCACTTCTCCAAATGTTGATATTCCAGCATTGTTTACAACACCCCATAATCCTGAAACACAAGCAAATAAGATGTATAAAATCATATAACGTGATATGTAATGGAGATCTAAGAAAAATTAGGTAATAAATCGATGACGTAACTTTACCGTTTAAAAACCATTACGTACTCTACAAAGTAGATTATGTTTGTCTTTAGAAAGTTCAAAAGATATAAAGACAACAGTCAACAATATTTAGCCTCTACCCCGGACCTGAAAGCCTTCAGCAAAGCAcgacgctcagggtgtatggagcgcgCTCCTGATTCGAGCCTGCTCCATACCTGGtagccccagctgatttcagtagctgggggctgccaGTAATAGCTGGCGCATAGCGATCGCCACAGccaggtattaaccctttaaatcactgctgtcaaagctaacagcagtgtctaaagagaCATGTAAATGCTCCCCGGTGGGCTAGTGGGGCAGCGCGAATGCCATTAAAATATAGCATTATATATCTCGTTATCTcgtaacaatgcaaaaaaaaaaaatatactaaaccccagaattgcaatttttttaacatcccagaaaaaaagtaaaaagcgattaaaaagtcagatcaatatcaAAATGGTACCGAAACAaacaacagattatggcgcaaaaaaaattagaaaaaattgcTGTAAGCAGgccaacctaaagtatcaaaataccaCGTTAGCttgaccacaaaaaaaaaatacaccaaattTGCTACATTATTTTTTGTGAAGGAGTCACAATACACCAAATTTGCTACATTATTTTttgtgaaggagtcacaccacacaaaaaaacaaaagttttagattttagaaaaacagacttttcaaaaattagattagtcataaatgagtccctatcagactggaacaaattacatggagttcaggagaaatgggactacttaaaagacgctttattgaaggaaacagaaaattgcactagacttgtcagtaaaagcagaaaaaggaagagaccactgtggtactcagcagaagtggccaaaatcataaaaaacaaaaaactagcatttagtaattataaaacaacccagagcaatgaagatagggaaatctacaagactgggcagaaagaggccaagcaagttataagaacttctaaagcacaggcagaagaaaaactagctcagtctgtgaaaaaaggggataaggcattcttcagatatataaatgaaaaaaggaaattaaaacaaggaataactaaattaaaaaaaaaaggaaggtaggtatgtagaagagaataaagggctagcctaCTGACTTAattaatacttctgttcagtttttacagaagaaaaagaaggaaaaggacctccattagagagaaaaaactaaggaatcgtttgatgcatgtgtctttacagaggaagaggttctacgtttgctttctaaagtgaagacaaataaatcacaggggcctgatgggatgcacccaaaattattaaaaaaagagtttagtggtgagctagaaaaaccgttaacagatttagttaaccaatcaatggtaacaggagccgttccggaagattggaaattagcaaatgttgtgcccattcacaagaaaggtagtagggaggaatcaagcaactataggccagtaagtctgacatcaatagtggggaaattaatggaaaccctactaaaggataggattgtggaacatctaaaatcccatggattgcaaaatgaaaaacaacatgggtttacttcagggagatcatgtcaaacaaatcttattgatttttttgactgggtgactaaaataatagatggcagaggggcagtagacatcgcatatctagattttagtaaggcttttgacactgtcccacatagaagacttatcaataaactacagtcattgagcttggactccaatattgttgagtggattaggcagtggctgagtaacagacaacagagggttgtagtcaatggagaatattcagagcaaggtcttgtcaccagtggggacctcagggatctgtactgggaccaatattgtttaatatcttcattagtgatattacagaaggtctcgatggtaaggtatgtctttttgctgatgacacaaagatatgtaacagggttgatgttcctgggaggaatatgccaaatggaaaaggatttcggCAAACtaaaagaatggtcagaactctggcaactgaaatttaatgtggataagtgcaagataatgcacctggggcgtaaaaaccctcaggcagaatatagattatttgacacaggcctgacctc
Protein-coding sequences here:
- the BDH1 gene encoding D-beta-hydroxybutyrate dehydrogenase, mitochondrial gives rise to the protein MLAARSCLAIPTRTLYFRDNVRFLQKWSSAVTLPTSRSYASQPEGGNKAVLVTGCDSGFGFSLAKHLHSTGFTVFAGCLLKDKGDAGVKELDNMNSDRMKTIQLNVVKQDEVERAVEIIKENLKDPEKGLWGVVNNAGISTFGEVEFTSMETYKEVAEVNLWGTVRTTKACLPLIRRAKGRVVNISSMLGRMANPARSPYCITKFGVEAFSDCLRYEMHPFGVKVSVVEPGNFIAGTSLYSPEKIKAIAEKMWDDLPETVKKDYGRKYFDEKIARMNSYCNSGSTDTSPVINDVTHALTASTPFTRYHPMDYYWWLRMQIMTHLPGAISDKIYIH